In Daucus carota subsp. sativus chromosome 4, DH1 v3.0, whole genome shotgun sequence, one DNA window encodes the following:
- the LOC108217326 gene encoding RPM1 interacting protein 13 → MKSSICKKSDNSKTKPSVKKKQSTPLRSILCLKNRASLKEIEKKEDCFILDFNPDESLRKTHVSNNNDAEISVVAEKGQVACRDFPHSRHNCAKYPFNKTSHESCCRFCYCFVCDTAAPCVMWTGSNGHCHVVDNEAGKLQRRAAKRLQILMQAVLKANGLSI, encoded by the exons ATGAAATCGAGCATCTGCAAAAAATCCGATAATTCGAAAACCAAACCGAGTGTGAAGAAGAAACAGAGCACACCACTAAGATCAATTCTCTGTTTGAAAAACAGAGCCAGCCTGAAGGAGATCGAAAAGAAAGAAgattgtttcattcttgatttcaACCCCGATGAGTCTCTTCGTAAAACCCATGTTTCCAACAACAATGATGCTGAAATCTCTGTTGTTGCAGAAAAAGGCCAG GTGGCTTGCAGAGATTTTCCTCATTCGAGGCATAATTGCGCCAAGTATCCGTTCAATAAGACCAGCCACGAAAGCTGCTGTCGATTC TGCTACTGTTTCGTCTGCGATACAGCGGCTCCTTGCGTGATGTGGACCGGATCCAACGGGCATTGTcatgttgtagataatgaaGCTGGGAAGTTGCAGAGGAGAGCTGCAAAACGGTTGCAAATATTGATGCAAGCGGTCCTTAAAGCTAACGGATTGAGTATATAA